In a genomic window of Methanobacterium formicicum:
- the asnB gene encoding asparagine synthase (glutamine-hydrolyzing), with protein MCAITGIISENVQDELYRMLLTLKHRGPDKSGVFVDGVISHGNLEELTVPPGNFGLGHNLLSIVGSEVVQPLRKGKIVLVCNGEIYNHYQLYSGLKNESNYNFETDSDSEVVLGLITHYYHGSLSQTIPKVVERLDGDYAFCAYDGKDLVAVRDPLGVKPLYYGENDGIFAFASERKALWTVGIDETHSLPPKYMLHNQELVELPGRLSWKNNHSISRSEIVTPPSKKHLQETLKNHIQKSVQKRTLGLDKVGILFSGGVDSTILAVICADLGIETDLYAVGSEGSPDLLFAHNVSRDIGLPLHTRIVDEQVVREYSPPVLNAIEEWNVMKLGVGMTAYLAAEMAHQHGQRVILSGQGADELFAGYHRYLDFYQEKGEKTQEDLQEDVENLYHVNLERDDKVTMAHSVELRVPYLDLQIINMALDIPMYYKINGPEDNRRKCILREVARELGVPPEIVNRPKKAAQYGSGIHKILRKKVLKDQVYMDNLKKTFKFIDI; from the coding sequence ATGTGTGCAATAACTGGTATCATCAGCGAAAATGTTCAGGATGAACTGTACAGAATGCTATTAACCCTTAAACACCGCGGACCTGATAAATCCGGCGTTTTCGTGGATGGTGTAATTTCCCATGGAAATCTGGAAGAACTTACTGTACCTCCTGGAAATTTCGGCTTGGGACATAATCTTCTATCTATTGTGGGATCAGAAGTTGTACAACCGTTAAGGAAGGGGAAAATTGTTCTCGTCTGTAATGGCGAGATATATAATCACTACCAACTATATTCTGGGCTTAAAAATGAATCAAACTACAATTTTGAAACTGATAGTGATTCAGAAGTGGTTTTAGGCCTCATCACCCATTATTACCATGGTTCGTTATCGCAAACGATTCCCAAGGTTGTGGAACGATTGGATGGTGATTATGCATTCTGTGCCTACGATGGTAAAGACCTGGTGGCTGTTCGGGACCCATTGGGAGTGAAACCACTTTATTATGGAGAAAATGATGGTATTTTTGCTTTTGCCTCTGAAAGAAAAGCATTGTGGACAGTGGGAATAGACGAAACCCACAGTTTGCCACCTAAATACATGTTACATAATCAGGAACTGGTAGAACTACCTGGAAGGTTATCTTGGAAAAACAATCATTCCATTAGTAGATCAGAAATAGTAACCCCCCCCTCAAAAAAACACCTCCAAGAGACTTTAAAGAATCATATCCAGAAATCTGTTCAGAAAAGAACCCTTGGCCTGGATAAAGTGGGAATATTATTTTCTGGAGGGGTGGATAGCACTATTCTGGCGGTGATATGTGCGGATCTGGGGATTGAGACTGATCTATACGCGGTGGGTAGTGAAGGTTCCCCTGATCTGCTCTTTGCCCATAATGTATCCCGTGATATAGGGCTTCCTCTGCACACCAGAATAGTTGACGAACAAGTGGTGAGAGAATACAGTCCCCCTGTATTAAATGCTATAGAAGAGTGGAATGTTATGAAATTAGGGGTGGGAATGACTGCATATCTGGCAGCGGAGATGGCCCACCAGCATGGCCAAAGGGTGATACTTTCTGGTCAGGGCGCCGATGAACTCTTTGCCGGATACCACCGTTACCTCGATTTCTATCAGGAGAAGGGTGAAAAAACCCAGGAAGACCTCCAGGAGGATGTGGAGAACCTTTACCATGTGAACCTGGAACGTGATGATAAAGTAACCATGGCCCACAGTGTGGAGTTAAGGGTTCCTTACCTGGATCTTCAAATTATAAATATGGCCCTGGATATACCTATGTATTACAAGATAAATGGTCCTGAGGACAATCGGCGTAAGTGCATCTTAAGGGAAGTAGCACGTGAGTTGGGTGTGCCCCCGGAGATTGTTAACCGTCCCAAGAAGGCCGCCCAGTATGGATCAGGTATTCATAAAATCCTGAGGAAAAAGGTTCTCAAAGACCAGGTATATATGGATAATCTGAAAAAAACCTTTAAATTTATAGATATTTAA
- the pyrG gene encoding glutamine hydrolyzing CTP synthase: MVFLSKYIVVTGGVVSSIGKGITAASIGRILRSYGVDVTAIKIDPYLNWDSGTLNPYQHGEVFVTEDGMETDLDLGHYERFLDVNLSGESNITTGKVYSSVINHERKGDYLGSCVQIIPHITNKIKDMVRKIADQSNAEVILVEVGGTVGDIESQPFLEALRQLRNEEGHDNVMFVHVTYVPYLRAAGEFKTKPTQHSTKELRSTGIIPDMIICRSELSIDQPLKNKIAHFCDVEREAVINTPDVGSIYEVPLIINKEKVGEYIINRIKIDAGEQDLTEWEHVVESLKQDAYQVSVGIIGKYVELEDAYMSIRESLKHAAANLGVKVNIEWIQAENDIDEDKLSHLDSILIPGGFGERGINGKLEAVRYSLENNVPLFGICLGMQCMVIEFARLNGFEGAHSTEFDQETPYPVIDLMEEQKKIKNMGGTMRLGSYPCKLKENTMAQEAYQQEEVSERHRHRFELNNDYRDVLKEKGLIISGTSPDDFLVEMIELADHPWFLGCQFHPEFKSRPNSAHPIFVSFLKAALENHKQKSGN, from the coding sequence ATGGTTTTTCTGTCTAAATACATAGTAGTTACTGGTGGTGTAGTAAGTTCAATTGGAAAAGGAATAACAGCGGCTTCTATTGGTAGAATTTTAAGATCATACGGTGTGGATGTAACTGCTATCAAGATTGACCCCTATCTTAACTGGGATTCCGGTACCTTAAACCCCTATCAGCATGGTGAGGTTTTCGTAACTGAGGATGGTATGGAAACTGACCTGGACCTGGGGCATTACGAACGTTTTCTAGATGTGAATCTCTCCGGTGAATCCAACATTACCACCGGGAAAGTTTATTCTTCGGTTATTAACCACGAACGAAAAGGAGATTACCTGGGCTCCTGTGTGCAGATCATCCCCCACATAACCAACAAAATAAAGGATATGGTGCGAAAAATAGCCGACCAGAGCAATGCAGAAGTGATTCTGGTAGAAGTAGGAGGAACAGTAGGGGACATTGAAAGCCAACCCTTCCTGGAGGCCCTGAGACAGCTCCGAAACGAAGAAGGGCATGACAATGTGATGTTCGTCCATGTGACCTACGTGCCTTACTTGCGGGCTGCTGGTGAGTTTAAAACCAAACCTACTCAGCACAGCACCAAAGAACTCCGGAGCACCGGTATAATTCCCGACATGATCATATGCCGGTCCGAATTATCAATTGATCAACCACTTAAAAACAAGATAGCCCACTTCTGTGACGTGGAAAGGGAAGCAGTGATTAACACCCCTGATGTGGGGTCCATCTACGAAGTTCCCCTCATAATAAATAAGGAAAAGGTGGGGGAATACATCATTAACCGGATAAAGATCGATGCGGGAGAACAGGACCTGACAGAATGGGAACATGTAGTTGAATCCCTCAAACAGGATGCCTACCAAGTCAGTGTGGGAATTATTGGTAAGTACGTGGAGCTAGAAGATGCCTACATGAGCATTCGGGAATCATTAAAACATGCTGCTGCCAATCTGGGAGTAAAGGTAAACATTGAATGGATACAGGCTGAAAATGACATTGATGAAGATAAATTAAGCCACCTTGACTCTATTTTAATACCTGGCGGATTTGGTGAAAGGGGAATAAACGGGAAACTGGAAGCTGTGCGCTACTCCCTGGAGAACAATGTTCCCCTCTTTGGTATATGTCTGGGTATGCAATGCATGGTCATTGAATTCGCCCGTCTTAATGGATTTGAAGGAGCCCACAGTACTGAATTTGACCAGGAGACTCCATATCCCGTGATCGACCTAATGGAAGAGCAGAAGAAGATCAAAAACATGGGGGGAACCATGCGACTGGGATCCTATCCCTGCAAATTAAAGGAGAATACCATGGCTCAGGAAGCCTACCAGCAGGAGGAAGTCAGTGAACGACACCGCCATCGTTTTGAATTAAACAACGACTACCGGGATGTTTTAAAGGAAAAAGGATTGATTATTTCCGGAACATCTCCCGATGATTTCCTGGTGGAAATGATTGAACTGGCGGATCACCCCTGGTTTTTAGGTTGTCAGTTCCACCCTGAATTCAAATCCAGGCCCAACAGTGCCCACCCCATCTTTGTATCATTTTTAAAGGCGGCACTGGAAAACCATAAGCAGAAATCAGGAAATTAA
- a CDS encoding homoserine dehydrogenase: protein MKIIILGFGAVGQGVARVLSVKKDYLKKKYGLNPSIVAVGDRSGAAINPDGLDEELLLKTKEKTGKISSFPEYGIPGVESINILDEVEYDCLVEVTPTDIHDGEPARSHMIKAMEDGKDVVTSNKGPLALSFQELATTAQSNSVEFKFEASVGGAMPIINFAHETLAGCSIESIFGILNGTTNYILSRMANEGSSYEQTLSEAQELGIAETDPYQDVEGIDAACKIVILANSVLNLPATLKDVEVEGISRITTESIALAKKEGMLIKLIGEASPDTLEVSPRLVRQGSPLAVEGTLNLATLKTDLADEVTVVGKGAGSVETASAILSDIISVWKVRK, encoded by the coding sequence ATGAAAATTATTATTTTAGGTTTTGGAGCAGTGGGACAGGGCGTGGCCCGGGTCCTGTCGGTGAAAAAAGATTATTTAAAGAAAAAATATGGTCTCAACCCCTCTATCGTGGCGGTGGGTGATCGTTCGGGAGCGGCCATAAACCCGGATGGTTTAGACGAAGAATTACTTCTCAAAACCAAAGAAAAAACCGGTAAAATATCTTCTTTCCCTGAATACGGCATACCTGGTGTGGAGAGCATTAACATTCTGGACGAAGTAGAATACGACTGCCTGGTAGAAGTTACCCCCACCGATATACACGATGGCGAACCAGCACGCAGCCACATGATCAAAGCCATGGAAGATGGTAAAGACGTGGTAACATCCAACAAGGGACCCCTGGCCCTATCATTCCAGGAACTGGCCACCACTGCACAGTCCAACAGTGTGGAATTTAAATTCGAAGCATCAGTTGGGGGAGCCATGCCCATCATTAATTTTGCCCACGAAACACTGGCCGGATGCAGTATTGAATCTATCTTCGGAATTCTAAACGGGACTACCAATTACATTCTGTCCAGAATGGCCAATGAAGGATCATCATACGAACAGACCCTTTCTGAAGCCCAGGAATTGGGAATAGCAGAAACTGATCCCTACCAGGATGTGGAAGGTATTGACGCAGCTTGCAAAATAGTTATACTGGCCAATTCTGTTCTAAACCTACCGGCAACCCTCAAAGATGTGGAAGTTGAGGGGATATCAAGGATAACCACCGAATCAATTGCCTTAGCTAAGAAGGAAGGAATGCTAATTAAACTCATTGGTGAAGCTTCACCAGATACACTGGAGGTATCACCCCGCCTGGTGCGTCAGGGATCTCCCCTGGCAGTGGAGGGAACCCTCAACCTGGCCACCCTCAAAACCGACCTGGCTGATGAGGTAACCGTAGTGGGTAAGGGTGCGGGATCAGTAGAAACTGCATCGGCCATACTGAGTGATATCATCAGTGTCTGGAAGGTAAGGAAATAA
- a CDS encoding type 1 glutamine amidotransferase, producing MELKIYHMYPDLLNLYGDLGNVTCLTQRCQWRGIKVEVVGFGMNQEVPLEDGDLFFIGGGSDRGQNIVYSHLLKYTDVMSDLIENGAPVLAICGGYQLLGEKYIDAEGNDVPGLGIFDYHTRSEGGRLIGNIIIKNNLGLTPETLVGFENHGGRTYHDHQSLGRVVVGYGNNGQDQEEGMVYNNCIGTYLHGPLLPKNPHLADHLILKALERKYNLKELTALDDSREYLAHEKTLHLYSP from the coding sequence ATGGAATTGAAGATATATCATATGTATCCGGATCTCTTGAATCTCTACGGTGATCTGGGTAATGTAACCTGTCTGACCCAGCGATGCCAGTGGAGGGGCATCAAGGTGGAAGTGGTGGGTTTTGGCATGAACCAGGAGGTGCCACTGGAAGACGGTGACCTCTTTTTCATTGGAGGAGGCTCAGATCGGGGGCAAAATATTGTTTACTCTCACCTCCTAAAGTACACCGATGTAATGAGTGATTTAATTGAAAATGGAGCCCCTGTACTGGCCATATGTGGGGGATATCAGCTTCTGGGTGAGAAGTACATTGATGCCGAGGGAAATGATGTTCCTGGTTTGGGGATATTTGATTACCATACCCGTAGTGAAGGAGGAAGACTCATTGGGAACATAATTATAAAAAACAATTTAGGTCTTACTCCCGAGACACTGGTGGGCTTTGAAAACCACGGGGGCCGTACCTACCATGATCACCAGTCACTGGGAAGGGTGGTGGTGGGTTATGGTAACAATGGCCAGGACCAGGAGGAGGGCATGGTTTATAACAACTGCATTGGAACCTATCTCCACGGCCCGTTATTGCCTAAAAATCCCCATCTGGCAGATCACCTTATTTTAAAAGCTCTGGAGAGGAAATACAATTTAAAAGAGTTAACAGCACTGGATGATAGTAGGGAATATCTAGCCCATGAGAAAACACTGCATTTATATTCCCCCTGA
- a CDS encoding A24 family peptidase C-terminal domain-containing protein, which yields MYIDIPLITAMVAIVACLYASYSDLKSGIIPNKLTFPLIAIGLVLNGIYAILMGEVWIIVVCAVVTGIIFALGYLLWKMGAWAGGDVKLFTALAALLPFNPLLISYQLFQVPFPVLGIYPFPLTVIINSILSILPFLLIYVIYIVAKDKRHLVGELTAPVKNYRKNIVLTLVITSAVNITLFITQQTHLQIILISLILIYLLSLLISKLPNQVKAVVVSLVTVAALFYNFQITIVSMAILFVSIIIIETVVKLLTSVSRKALQDDVPLDKLREGMIPAYNMYQQDDDEIFVDDKSFTQKVKESFKKRDPSIVTAPKGKRLVGTLAAGLTDDDINLLKQLKQENKIPNEFKIKKGVPFAPSILIGLIISLFIGDLVQIIQMILIWIL from the coding sequence ATGTACATTGATATCCCCCTGATCACTGCTATGGTGGCCATAGTGGCCTGCCTGTACGCCAGCTACTCTGATCTTAAAAGTGGAATCATACCCAATAAGTTGACTTTCCCCCTCATTGCTATTGGATTAGTTTTGAATGGGATTTATGCCATTTTAATGGGCGAAGTCTGGATCATTGTGGTCTGTGCCGTGGTTACCGGGATAATATTTGCACTGGGCTACCTGCTGTGGAAAATGGGTGCCTGGGCTGGAGGGGATGTTAAACTCTTCACTGCCCTGGCCGCACTTCTACCCTTCAATCCCTTACTGATATCCTATCAATTATTTCAGGTGCCATTCCCAGTTCTGGGAATTTATCCCTTTCCCTTAACCGTGATCATTAACAGTATCCTGTCTATTCTGCCTTTCCTATTGATCTATGTCATTTACATTGTAGCCAAAGATAAGCGACATCTGGTGGGTGAACTAACAGCTCCAGTTAAAAACTACCGTAAAAATATCGTATTGACCCTGGTAATAACCTCTGCTGTGAACATAACCCTGTTTATTACCCAACAGACACATTTACAGATTATACTGATATCCTTAATCTTGATCTACTTACTCTCCCTGCTCATATCCAAACTACCCAATCAGGTTAAGGCCGTGGTTGTATCCCTGGTCACGGTGGCTGCACTTTTCTATAACTTCCAGATAACCATTGTTAGTATGGCTATCCTGTTTGTCTCCATTATTATCATTGAAACCGTGGTGAAACTCCTGACTTCTGTGAGTAGAAAGGCTTTACAGGATGATGTTCCCCTGGATAAACTCCGGGAAGGAATGATACCTGCTTACAATATGTACCAGCAGGATGATGATGAAATCTTTGTGGATGATAAGAGTTTCACCCAAAAGGTAAAGGAATCCTTTAAAAAAAGGGACCCCAGCATAGTCACCGCCCCTAAAGGTAAACGTCTGGTGGGCACCCTGGCGGCAGGCTTAACTGACGATGATATTAACCTGTTAAAACAATTGAAGCAGGAAAATAAGATCCCAAATGAATTCAAGATTAAAAAAGGAGTTCCTTTCGCCCCCTCAATTTTGATCGGACTCATCATATCCCTATTCATTGGAGATCTAGTTCAAATAATACAGATGATACTTATCTGGATCCTGTGA
- the gatC gene encoding Asp-tRNA(Asn) amidotransferase subunit GatC: MKIEKEAEEILQSFSDALKNIPELEETHYMVDNVNLSREDCAEDKDSAKIMRNAHVDEEGNLIAEKGKWVK; encoded by the coding sequence TTGAAAATTGAAAAAGAGGCTGAAGAGATACTCCAGAGCTTTTCTGATGCCCTGAAAAACATACCAGAACTGGAAGAGACCCATTACATGGTGGATAATGTGAATCTATCCAGGGAAGACTGTGCTGAGGATAAGGACTCTGCCAAAATTATGCGTAACGCCCATGTGGATGAAGAGGGTAACCTTATAGCCGAGAAAGGAAAGTGGGTAAAATGA
- a CDS encoding cofactor-independent phosphoglycerate mutase, whose product MKYIVVIGDGMVDEPLEELDGKTPLQKAKTPNMDFLAKNGTCGMLQTVPPGMEPGSDVANLSIMGYDPKKYYTGRGPLEAASIGAKMKKNDIAFRCNFITCENGLLADFNAGHISTIEAAQLIESLNQRLYSYGKFYLGTSYRHLFIYNDKTASQLKSTPPHDVVGEPIQEHLLKVGEDADKSVENREVLNNLAQKLNELMYKSFDVLGKHPTNQKRIEDGKKPGNMIWLWGQGPQPQLPLFKEKYNLKGATITGVDLIKGIGTYLGLTNIHVPGATGFYDTDYCGKAKYALEALEEHDLIFIHVEAPDEAGHAGDIYEKIKAIERIDQRILGKLIKGLPSMDDYALAVLPDHPTPINIRTHTSNPIPYAMYTPGCRADATEKYDEPSILKSFNESSKNIMEGYKFLNLFLNLPKSSENTKNE is encoded by the coding sequence ATGAAATACATTGTGGTTATTGGGGATGGAATGGTAGATGAACCATTAGAGGAATTGGATGGTAAAACACCATTACAAAAAGCTAAAACCCCTAACATGGATTTTTTAGCTAAAAATGGGACCTGTGGCATGCTGCAAACTGTCCCCCCAGGAATGGAACCGGGGTCTGATGTGGCCAACCTGTCCATTATGGGTTATGATCCCAAAAAGTACTACACTGGCCGTGGCCCCCTGGAAGCAGCCAGTATAGGAGCTAAAATGAAAAAAAATGACATAGCATTCCGTTGCAATTTCATCACCTGTGAAAATGGGCTTTTAGCTGACTTCAATGCCGGGCACATCAGCACCATCGAGGCTGCCCAGCTCATTGAGAGCTTAAATCAAAGGTTATATAGCTACGGAAAATTTTACCTGGGAACTAGCTACCGGCATTTATTTATTTACAATGATAAAACTGCATCTCAACTTAAATCAACACCACCCCATGATGTGGTGGGGGAACCCATTCAGGAACATCTTCTAAAAGTTGGTGAAGATGCAGATAAATCTGTGGAAAATAGAGAGGTTCTAAACAATTTAGCACAGAAATTGAATGAATTGATGTATAAGTCCTTCGATGTGCTGGGAAAGCATCCCACCAACCAAAAAAGGATCGAAGATGGGAAAAAACCAGGCAACATGATCTGGTTATGGGGACAGGGCCCCCAACCCCAGTTACCATTATTTAAAGAAAAATATAACCTTAAGGGCGCCACCATCACGGGTGTGGATCTTATTAAAGGAATTGGAACTTATCTGGGGCTGACCAATATCCATGTTCCCGGGGCTACCGGGTTTTATGATACTGATTACTGTGGTAAGGCTAAATATGCACTGGAAGCTCTGGAAGAACATGACCTGATATTTATCCATGTAGAAGCTCCGGATGAAGCAGGCCATGCTGGTGATATTTATGAAAAAATAAAAGCCATAGAACGCATTGACCAACGCATACTGGGAAAATTGATAAAAGGACTCCCATCCATGGATGATTATGCTCTGGCTGTCCTACCCGACCATCCCACACCCATAAATATCCGAACACACACCTCTAATCCAATTCCCTATGCCATGTACACTCCTGGTTGCCGGGCCGATGCCACTGAAAAGTACGACGAACCATCAATCTTAAAATCATTTAATGAAAGTTCTAAAAATATCATGGAAGGGTATAAATTCCTGAATTTATTCCTGAACCTTCCAAAATCCAGTGAAAATACAAAAAATGAATAG
- a CDS encoding amino acid-binding protein → MRFNLVLDLPDVPGQLLEVLEPMGRLGANIVAVIHQRDVKTERGTVPVQITIEGDKETLDMVMDALEAKDIQIMAVDGVLRKEQITTILVGDIVEEDVKETVTLLNQLEGVKVADLDLKMSDDPKNSATKMVMEADFGHKKKILKSIKEVGDQKGFLVINEV, encoded by the coding sequence ATGAGATTTAATCTCGTTTTAGATCTGCCAGATGTTCCAGGACAATTATTAGAAGTTCTTGAACCAATGGGGAGGTTAGGGGCCAACATAGTGGCAGTAATACATCAGAGAGATGTTAAAACAGAACGAGGAACAGTTCCAGTACAGATAACCATAGAAGGGGATAAAGAAACCCTGGACATGGTTATGGATGCCCTAGAAGCCAAAGATATTCAGATAATGGCAGTGGATGGTGTTCTCCGTAAGGAGCAGATCACCACTATTCTGGTGGGGGATATTGTGGAGGAGGACGTTAAGGAAACAGTAACTCTCCTGAACCAGCTGGAGGGTGTAAAGGTGGCGGATCTGGATCTTAAAATGTCTGATGATCCCAAGAACTCAGCCACCAAGATGGTTATGGAAGCAGATTTTGGACATAAAAAGAAAATACTCAAAAGTATCAAAGAAGTTGGGGATCAGAAAGGCTTCCTGGTTATCAACGAAGTTTAA
- a CDS encoding Mur ligase family protein, translated as MGLGISYSRFRYYLAVFAGNVASFVLQRILKSSASAMPGKVAMTIYPDILKLVDERCQNKIIITGTNGKTTTNNLLNHILREEYTRVLSNLRGANMLQGLVSAFLHDRRKEYDWGIFEVDEGSFKRVTQHLKPDYVLVTNFFRDQLDRYGEIEKAFQDILEALEPLDTTLILNADDPLVSNFRKLHKRNIYYGVAHNQQSTTQQKIVESRFCPACSSYLDYDYYNYGQLGGYHCPDCGFSNPEYDYQITGIDYQDHQYHYQFMDKDEKIKDIKFPYEGIYNAYNCCAALTTALEVGLPLDRVSHSIEHFEYHLGRMENFQFPEKITKIALVKNPIGLSETINSVSLDERTKSMLFVLNDNPADGKDVSWIWDAEVEKMGNVKNIKKIYCSGRRAEDIALRLKYAGVPVELVEVDDAMDQAIGKVLNEDVEIVYLLPTYTAVFQARELVLARLEGSSKKMSMIREYLKNLKLPGR; from the coding sequence GTGGGATTAGGTATAAGTTACTCCAGATTTCGATATTATCTAGCAGTTTTCGCCGGCAATGTAGCCTCGTTCGTTCTTCAAAGGATCCTTAAAAGCAGTGCCAGTGCCATGCCGGGTAAGGTAGCCATGACTATCTACCCTGATATCCTGAAACTGGTGGATGAACGCTGCCAGAACAAGATCATCATCACCGGTACCAACGGTAAGACCACCACCAACAACCTCCTCAACCATATTTTAAGGGAGGAATACACCAGGGTTCTTTCCAATTTACGGGGAGCTAACATGCTCCAGGGACTGGTTAGTGCCTTTTTACATGACCGAAGGAAGGAATACGATTGGGGAATCTTCGAAGTGGATGAAGGTTCGTTTAAAAGAGTTACCCAACACTTGAAACCAGATTACGTCCTGGTAACCAATTTCTTCCGGGACCAGTTGGACCGATACGGTGAGATTGAAAAGGCATTTCAGGACATACTGGAAGCCTTGGAACCATTGGATACAACGTTAATACTTAACGCTGATGATCCTCTGGTTTCCAATTTCCGAAAACTCCATAAAAGGAACATCTACTATGGGGTGGCCCACAACCAGCAAAGCACCACCCAACAGAAAATTGTGGAATCCCGATTCTGCCCGGCATGTAGCAGCTACCTGGACTATGATTATTATAATTATGGACAACTGGGCGGATACCATTGCCCAGATTGTGGTTTTTCCAATCCGGAGTATGACTATCAGATAACCGGGATTGATTACCAGGACCACCAGTACCATTACCAGTTTATGGACAAAGATGAAAAGATAAAAGACATAAAATTCCCGTATGAGGGAATTTACAATGCTTATAACTGTTGTGCAGCACTGACCACTGCTCTGGAGGTGGGCTTACCCCTGGACCGGGTTTCCCATTCCATTGAACACTTTGAGTACCATCTGGGCAGGATGGAGAATTTCCAGTTCCCGGAGAAAATCACAAAAATTGCCCTAGTTAAGAACCCCATTGGACTCAGTGAAACCATAAACAGCGTGTCACTGGATGAACGGACAAAATCAATGCTATTTGTACTCAATGACAACCCCGCGGATGGGAAGGATGTATCCTGGATATGGGATGCTGAAGTGGAAAAGATGGGTAATGTGAAAAATATCAAAAAAATTTACTGTTCTGGCCGCCGGGCCGAAGATATTGCCCTGCGACTTAAATACGCCGGAGTCCCTGTGGAACTGGTGGAAGTGGATGATGCCATGGACCAGGCCATAGGGAAAGTGTTGAATGAAGATGTGGAAATCGTTTACTTGTTACCCACTTACACTGCCGTGTTTCAGGCCCGTGAACTGGTACTGGCACGCCTGGAAGGTTCCAGTAAGAAGATGTCCATGATCCGCGAATACCTGAAGAATTTGAAGTTACCTGGCCGATAA